The following are from one region of the Petrotoga mobilis SJ95 genome:
- a CDS encoding mannosylglucosyl-3-phosphoglycerate synthase, with product MNNLYIFHYHYIKGGVSTVVRNIVKSLKDAYKITLFGSKKMGIDGIEEVLSYENVDFIDFPELGYIYYDSTDYKTFLELKESIKNKLNNYHDERAIYWAHNYNLGKNPAFTEAFKEFITTKNIPTIIQIHDFPECARWENYSFIRKFINSSLYPIRKNIQYATINLSDYNRLIKCGIPSENAFYLPNAVEFAKNKDKIDDIDKDEVINKLKKLGYNVDPTNKNILYPTRTIRRKNILEAVLINRLYGKSNLLVTLPANSDKERPYEKVVKETFESEKVKGAWAISAKDPSLFPYILNISDLFFSSSVLEGFGMIYLESKFNEKNFLTRKLDVIEDFKNIKEISYYDRFLVSLSPKEINKVKEKYEEQINKIPISEENKNHLRQDLNNKFDKDLIDFSFLPVELQKKFCMEEEAKLNDLKEINKEIFDKIEMLTSTNHIDQGINLEDFSLKAYKSKIFLLLDKVQARGNAPKGVQGSTKEIEDTIIDENILKSFLTIDNIRLLFSY from the coding sequence ATGAACAATCTTTACATCTTCCACTACCATTACATAAAAGGCGGAGTTTCAACCGTTGTTAGAAATATCGTAAAATCTCTAAAAGACGCATACAAAATTACTCTCTTTGGTTCAAAAAAAATGGGGATAGATGGGATAGAAGAGGTCTTATCTTACGAAAATGTTGATTTTATTGATTTCCCAGAGCTCGGATACATTTATTATGACAGCACCGATTATAAAACTTTTCTCGAACTCAAAGAATCGATAAAAAACAAATTGAACAATTATCACGATGAGAGGGCTATATACTGGGCTCATAACTATAATTTAGGCAAAAATCCCGCATTTACAGAAGCGTTTAAAGAATTTATCACAACAAAAAATATCCCCACAATAATTCAAATTCACGACTTTCCTGAATGTGCAAGATGGGAAAACTATTCTTTTATAAGAAAATTCATAAATTCTTCACTGTATCCTATTAGGAAGAATATACAGTATGCTACTATCAATCTATCCGATTACAACAGACTTATAAAATGTGGTATACCTTCAGAAAATGCTTTTTATCTCCCAAATGCTGTTGAATTTGCTAAAAATAAAGATAAAATAGATGATATCGACAAAGATGAGGTCATAAATAAACTAAAGAAATTGGGATATAACGTTGATCCCACAAATAAAAACATTTTGTATCCAACAAGAACGATAAGAAGAAAAAATATCTTAGAAGCGGTGCTTATAAATCGCTTATATGGAAAGAGTAATCTCCTTGTCACATTACCAGCTAACTCTGATAAAGAAAGGCCATATGAAAAAGTTGTAAAAGAAACCTTTGAATCTGAAAAAGTTAAGGGAGCTTGGGCTATTTCAGCAAAAGATCCTTCACTTTTTCCATACATTCTGAATATATCTGATCTGTTCTTTTCTTCTTCCGTATTAGAAGGATTTGGAATGATATATTTAGAATCAAAATTCAACGAAAAAAACTTTTTAACGAGAAAATTAGATGTGATAGAAGATTTCAAAAACATAAAAGAAATAAGTTATTACGATAGATTTTTGGTTAGTCTTTCTCCTAAAGAAATAAACAAAGTAAAAGAAAAATACGAAGAACAAATTAACAAGATACCTATTTCCGAAGAGAACAAAAATCATTTAAGACAAGATTTAAACAATAAATTTGATAAAGATTTAATTGATTTTTCATTTCTCCCCGTCGAACTTCAGAAGAAATTCTGTATGGAAGAAGAAGCAAAACTTAATGATTTGAAAGAAATTAACAAAGAAATATTTGATAAAATAGAAATGTTGACTTCCACAAATCACATTGATCAAGGGATAAACTTGGAAGATTTCTCATTGAAGGCGTATAAAAGTAAAATATTTTTATTATTAGATAAAGTACAAGCTAGAGGAAACGCCCCGAAGGGGGTTCAAGGAAGTACAAAGGAAATAGAAGATACAATAATTGACGAAAATATTCTAAAATCCTTTCTAACAATAGATAATATAAGATTACTCTTTTCTTATTGA
- a CDS encoding glycogen-binding domain-containing protein, whose protein sequence is MKKIVFVLLFSLLVVVSFSEVYVEDGKVIFEYENETADTVFLAGTFNNWSTTAWEMEYIDGVWIYVADDLQPGVYEYKYVVNGTDWYEDPESPDYVPDPYGGRNSSFELVLVNGELQIAAPAAEAAAEKTSIISGEYEFNLKAKLEEETGFLSDPVVSNEVILSINPDIENTDLELKIGASSSNYQFKVYGMKALWLQDMYSFGAFYKTEVNSKYNFDYENPEESLAGFAIFLNWNNFNVGLDLFSQNDKFKSGIFGSYSTDKYALSALFDTVDATSLVVRADAYGLYGEVDLEDFEFDKVSVGYEKEDTFSVKLKYSNSNKDVTAEAIANYQSFDLDAAVYYEMEEGNFYALKVGGGYEFLESFRIGGDVYYNADENFGYDVNFKAANEEMPVELMLLFGNIIDTADLATFNEDKYLSISMVAEF, encoded by the coding sequence ATGAAAAAAATAGTTTTTGTTCTTTTATTTTCTTTGTTGGTAGTGGTTTCTTTCTCTGAGGTATATGTTGAGGATGGCAAAGTAATTTTTGAATATGAAAATGAAACCGCTGATACGGTATTTTTAGCAGGGACTTTCAATAACTGGAGTACGACCGCTTGGGAAATGGAATACATTGATGGGGTTTGGATTTATGTAGCAGATGATTTACAACCTGGTGTTTATGAATACAAATACGTAGTAAATGGAACTGATTGGTACGAGGATCCGGAATCTCCTGATTACGTGCCAGACCCATATGGGGGAAGGAACTCTTCCTTTGAGTTGGTTTTAGTGAATGGAGAGCTGCAAATCGCTGCGCCTGCGGCTGAAGCAGCAGCAGAGAAAACGTCCATTATTTCAGGAGAATATGAATTTAATTTAAAAGCTAAATTAGAGGAAGAGACAGGGTTTTTAAGCGATCCAGTTGTTTCAAATGAGGTTATATTGAGCATAAATCCAGATATTGAAAACACCGATTTAGAATTAAAAATAGGCGCTTCATCTTCTAACTACCAGTTTAAGGTTTACGGTATGAAAGCGTTATGGCTACAAGATATGTATTCTTTTGGTGCATTTTATAAGACAGAAGTAAATTCAAAATATAATTTTGATTACGAAAATCCTGAAGAGAGTCTTGCCGGTTTTGCTATTTTCTTAAATTGGAACAATTTTAATGTAGGATTAGATCTATTTTCTCAAAACGATAAGTTTAAATCTGGAATCTTTGGTTCTTATTCTACGGATAAGTATGCTCTAAGTGCTTTGTTCGATACCGTGGATGCAACTTCTTTGGTTGTTAGGGCTGATGCATATGGTTTATACGGTGAAGTCGATCTCGAAGATTTTGAATTCGATAAAGTGTCAGTAGGTTACGAAAAAGAAGATACGTTTTCAGTTAAATTGAAATATTCAAATTCAAATAAAGACGTAACTGCTGAAGCCATAGCAAATTATCAAAGCTTTGATTTGGATGCAGCTGTTTATTATGAAATGGAAGAGGGCAATTTTTATGCTCTTAAGGTTGGTGGCGGTTACGAGTTCTTAGAATCTTTTAGAATTGGTGGAGATGTTTACTACAACGCAGATGAGAATTTTGGATACGATGTTAACTTCAAAGCAGCGAATGAAGAAATGCCAGTCGAGTTAATGCTATTATTCGGAAATATTATAGATACAGCAGATTTAGCAACTTTTAATGAGGATAAGTACCTTTCGATATCAATGGTTGCAGAATTTTAG
- a CDS encoding alpha-amylase, with translation MNKRKVFTGILIFLLTFVLFGCSGVFFKLPFDQEIPSTQNETILQAFYWEMATGNYLVRHPEEEDLWVLLEERASDLSEKGFTAVWLPPANKAMNGTYDVGYATYDLWDLGEFYQKGTIRTKYGTKEQLEDAISSLHSNNIKVYYDAVLNHRMGADDYEEVKLSDSSPDKPGETIQAWTVFNFQEGRGDKYSDFTWNWQSFDGVDWDRQTQTSGKYLFEGKNWDYTFYWDDDYLMGSDVDYENPAVKEDVTNWGKWIVNNINFDGFRLDAVKHVDYRFVNEWINDVQDSSTKDLFYVGEAWIENTNELARFLDTVGNESLKVFDFPLRTFFEDMIDGADLRNLQYVGLVNKDGYEDRAVTFVENHDTNRDKDNKPGIYRRKYQAYAYILTREYGTPVVFWKDYYIYGMKEGLDKLLEVRRDYAYGRGYEIDNNDEDVYGYVREGLPEVEKDGLVLLISDGESNEVRTKRINSRQPNTTFYDYTGHIQGTVTTDENGYGDFKVIMSENEGWSVWVPL, from the coding sequence TTGAACAAAAGAAAAGTTTTTACCGGCATATTAATTTTTCTACTGACCTTTGTACTTTTTGGATGCAGTGGTGTTTTTTTTAAACTTCCTTTTGATCAAGAGATTCCATCAACTCAAAATGAAACGATTCTTCAAGCCTTTTACTGGGAGATGGCAACAGGTAATTACTTAGTACGTCATCCGGAAGAAGAAGATTTATGGGTCCTATTGGAAGAGAGAGCTTCTGATCTATCAGAAAAGGGTTTTACAGCGGTTTGGTTACCTCCTGCCAACAAAGCTATGAATGGAACATACGATGTAGGATATGCAACATACGATCTGTGGGATTTGGGGGAATTTTATCAAAAAGGTACGATACGCACAAAGTATGGTACAAAAGAACAATTAGAAGATGCGATTTCTTCACTTCATTCGAACAACATAAAGGTTTATTACGATGCGGTATTGAATCATAGAATGGGTGCGGATGATTACGAAGAGGTTAAGCTAAGTGACAGTAGCCCTGACAAACCAGGTGAAACTATACAAGCATGGACGGTTTTTAATTTCCAAGAAGGTAGAGGCGATAAATACAGTGATTTTACGTGGAATTGGCAATCTTTTGATGGGGTTGATTGGGACCGACAAACCCAAACAAGTGGCAAGTATTTGTTTGAAGGCAAAAATTGGGATTATACATTTTATTGGGATGATGATTACTTGATGGGGTCAGATGTCGATTATGAAAATCCTGCTGTGAAAGAAGATGTTACCAACTGGGGGAAGTGGATTGTAAACAATATAAACTTTGATGGATTTCGCTTAGATGCCGTAAAACATGTTGATTATAGGTTTGTAAATGAATGGATAAACGATGTACAAGACAGTTCAACAAAAGATCTGTTTTATGTTGGAGAAGCATGGATAGAAAATACAAACGAATTAGCTAGGTTTCTTGACACTGTAGGTAATGAGAGTTTGAAAGTATTCGACTTTCCTTTGAGAACCTTTTTCGAAGATATGATCGATGGTGCAGATTTAAGAAATCTACAATATGTCGGATTGGTGAACAAAGATGGGTATGAGGATAGGGCGGTTACTTTCGTTGAGAATCACGATACTAATAGGGACAAAGACAATAAGCCTGGAATCTACAGAAGAAAGTATCAAGCTTACGCGTATATTTTAACCAGAGAGTACGGAACACCGGTTGTTTTTTGGAAAGACTACTACATATATGGAATGAAAGAAGGATTAGACAAACTATTAGAAGTTAGAAGAGACTACGCATATGGGCGAGGATATGAAATTGATAACAACGATGAAGATGTGTACGGATATGTAAGAGAAGGGTTACCTGAGGTTGAAAAAGACGGGCTTGTTTTGTTGATTTCAGACGGAGAATCAAATGAAGTGAGAACAAAACGTATTAACTCACGTCAGCCTAACACAACATTCTACGATTATACGGGCCATATACAAGGTACAGTAACAACTGATGAAAATGGGTATGGAGATTTCAAAGTTATAATGAGTGAAAATGAAGGTTGGTCAGTATGGGTACCTCTTTGA
- a CDS encoding zinc-binding metallopeptidase family protein has protein sequence MLRLENALWKLEKYEDELLSNTILFNQLPLKNPNEQKNFIISKLREMNLPNIKEDDEGNVYVSFVNDDTSPTALVFTTIDEIQDPLVERFARVLKGKIEGLKIVSSSLKVAALLTMIKFLHLEKVDLRKNVFFLFLNQARKNKFLSLGEFLQENIKSLDYAIKINGINLGDLGHRSLGKYVYKLKFYSRDSIHKTSKSPSTLEILYRITSNLKENADMEGTSVIILKLDRFEDNTEVIMEIKSEGDQDLETISENLRATVTELAERYNLKIKLNLLSYIPTTFIPKEHPLIEQIREVHNHLNIKTNLAPLDKDEALIIKSGVPAVSLGIAKGEILDGTEYFERDGVMKGLHQILMVVDNVTTENFAEEEIDQDIIGEEKD, from the coding sequence ATGCTTAGATTAGAAAATGCCTTATGGAAACTGGAAAAATATGAGGATGAATTGCTATCTAATACGATACTTTTCAATCAGCTTCCTTTAAAAAACCCCAATGAGCAAAAAAACTTTATAATAAGCAAATTGCGAGAAATGAATCTACCCAATATTAAGGAAGATGATGAAGGGAACGTATATGTCTCGTTTGTTAACGATGATACATCTCCTACGGCTCTTGTTTTCACAACTATAGATGAGATACAAGATCCACTTGTTGAAAGATTTGCCAGGGTATTAAAAGGAAAAATAGAAGGTTTAAAAATCGTTTCGTCTTCACTTAAAGTTGCAGCTCTTTTAACTATGATAAAGTTTTTACACCTAGAAAAAGTAGATTTAAGAAAGAATGTATTTTTCCTCTTTCTTAACCAGGCAAGAAAAAACAAATTTTTGAGTTTAGGAGAGTTTTTACAGGAAAATATCAAAAGTTTGGATTATGCTATCAAAATCAATGGCATCAATTTGGGAGACCTCGGTCATCGTTCTTTGGGAAAATATGTTTATAAATTAAAGTTTTATTCCCGAGATTCAATACACAAAACTTCTAAATCTCCATCAACTTTAGAGATATTGTACAGAATAACTTCTAATCTGAAAGAGAATGCAGATATGGAAGGTACGTCTGTAATCATCTTAAAACTCGACAGATTCGAAGACAATACCGAAGTAATAATGGAGATAAAGAGCGAAGGAGACCAAGATTTAGAAACTATAAGTGAAAATTTAAGAGCCACCGTCACGGAATTGGCTGAAAGATACAATTTAAAGATCAAATTGAATCTACTTTCATACATTCCGACCACTTTCATACCAAAGGAGCATCCTTTGATCGAACAGATCAGAGAAGTTCATAACCATTTAAACATTAAAACTAACTTAGCTCCTTTAGACAAAGACGAGGCATTGATAATTAAATCCGGTGTCCCTGCAGTTTCCCTAGGGATAGCAAAAGGTGAGATATTAGATGGCACAGAATACTTCGAAAGAGATGGTGTGATGAAAGGTCTGCATCAAATTTTGATGGTGGTTGATAATGTAACAACAGAAAACTTTGCTGAAGAAGAGATAGATCAGGACATTATAGGAGAAGAAAAAGATTAA
- the zwf gene encoding glucose-6-phosphate dehydrogenase, whose product MDQITKHLSRKNICEEIKPGASSLIIFGASGDLTFRKLIPSIYTLFKKNLLPNEFFLLGVARSKFTEEEYRQEIKNRLLEENEDNFIISKFIEKVFYISGFYDDDSLYLDLKNKLNYLDKVFNTHENHLFYLSTPPNVYLEIIKRLGKFNLTKESENSYSRIIIEKPFGSNFNTSKELDEELHKYLNETQIYRIDHYLGKETVQNIMMLRFANIVFEPIWNYKYIDNVQITVAETLGVEHRAGYFEQAGLLRDMFQNHMMQLLTLVAMEPPASLEDTSVRDEKTKLLKAIRPFEKEKINEYFVRGQYIEGMINGKEVPAYKEEKNVNPDSFVETFVAAKFLIDNWRWSGVPFYLRAGKRLKRKVTEIAIIFKDVPHSIFAKNDITLEKNALILNIQPDEGFSLKIQAKQPGSKLCLNTLTMDFNYDEFFKFKGPDAYERLLLDAMLGDQTLFVRSDAMEISWKIFTPVLEKWEEEKHNGLRLYKAGTWGPKESFELLSKDNRSWRNLDFESENLYESKIF is encoded by the coding sequence ATGGACCAAATAACAAAACATCTTTCAAGAAAAAATATTTGTGAAGAAATAAAACCCGGGGCCTCTTCCTTAATAATATTTGGAGCCTCAGGAGATTTAACTTTTAGAAAATTAATCCCTTCTATATATACGTTGTTCAAAAAGAACCTTTTACCCAACGAATTTTTCTTACTGGGAGTAGCTAGGTCTAAATTCACCGAGGAGGAATACCGCCAAGAAATAAAAAATAGATTATTGGAAGAAAACGAAGATAACTTTATAATTTCAAAATTCATTGAAAAAGTCTTTTACATTTCAGGTTTCTACGACGATGATTCCCTGTACCTGGATCTAAAAAATAAACTAAATTATTTAGATAAAGTTTTTAACACCCACGAAAATCATCTTTTTTATCTTTCAACACCTCCAAACGTCTATTTAGAAATAATTAAACGTTTGGGGAAGTTTAACTTGACCAAAGAAAGTGAAAATTCTTATTCAAGAATAATAATAGAAAAACCTTTTGGCAGTAATTTTAACACATCCAAAGAATTAGACGAGGAACTTCATAAGTATCTAAATGAAACCCAAATATACAGAATTGATCATTATCTTGGTAAAGAGACCGTTCAAAATATAATGATGCTCAGATTTGCAAACATTGTTTTTGAACCCATATGGAATTACAAATACATAGATAACGTTCAGATAACTGTTGCTGAAACATTAGGCGTAGAACATAGGGCTGGATACTTTGAACAAGCTGGTTTATTAAGAGACATGTTTCAAAACCATATGATGCAGCTTTTAACTTTGGTAGCTATGGAACCTCCTGCATCCCTTGAAGATACAAGCGTCAGGGACGAAAAAACAAAACTGTTGAAAGCTATAAGACCATTTGAAAAAGAAAAAATAAACGAATACTTTGTAAGGGGCCAATATATTGAGGGAATGATCAATGGAAAAGAAGTTCCAGCTTATAAAGAAGAAAAGAATGTTAATCCAGACTCCTTTGTAGAAACATTTGTAGCGGCTAAATTTTTAATCGATAATTGGAGATGGAGCGGGGTGCCTTTCTATTTAAGGGCAGGAAAAAGGTTGAAAAGAAAAGTTACAGAAATCGCCATAATCTTTAAAGACGTCCCTCATTCGATATTTGCTAAAAACGATATAACCTTAGAGAAAAATGCTCTCATTTTAAATATACAACCAGATGAAGGATTTTCACTGAAGATCCAAGCCAAACAACCTGGCTCCAAGCTTTGTTTGAACACGCTAACCATGGATTTCAATTACGACGAATTCTTCAAATTCAAAGGTCCAGATGCTTATGAAAGGCTACTTTTGGATGCCATGTTGGGAGATCAAACACTTTTTGTAAGAAGTGACGCTATGGAAATTTCATGGAAAATCTTCACCCCTGTTTTAGAAAAATGGGAAGAAGAAAAACACAATGGATTGAGATTATACAAAGCTGGTACCTGGGGACCAAAAGAATCTTTTGAACTATTATCAAAAGACAACAGAAGTTGGCGTAACTTAGACTTTGAAAGCGAGAATCTGTATGAAAGCAAAATTTTTTGA
- a CDS encoding DUF554 domain-containing protein, whose protein sequence is MFNIAVIVNTLAVLIGGTLGTLVGNKLPDNLRLILFQSVGLTTFLIGVGMGLDASNLIVVLVSLALGGVIGELLRIENGLGKLANIVERSQGETPFVRGFITATVLFVIGPMTIIGCLNAGLSGDNSVIFLKSVLDGISSMVLASVYGVGVTFSAVSVFLIQGSIVSLAGMLSFLSDPYYLNDFTAVGGAMIIAIGIRLLEIKDIKVGNFLPSLIIVVLINYILTFFGRF, encoded by the coding sequence GTGTTCAACATAGCTGTCATAGTTAACACTTTAGCCGTTTTGATTGGAGGCACATTGGGAACGCTTGTAGGAAATAAATTGCCGGATAATTTGAGACTGATTTTATTTCAAAGTGTTGGTCTAACTACCTTTTTGATTGGAGTAGGGATGGGGTTAGATGCAAGCAATTTGATCGTGGTTTTAGTATCTTTGGCGCTTGGAGGGGTAATTGGAGAGTTATTGAGAATTGAAAACGGTCTGGGAAAATTAGCAAACATCGTTGAAAGGTCACAAGGAGAAACACCGTTTGTAAGGGGATTTATTACTGCCACTGTTCTTTTTGTTATTGGCCCTATGACGATAATCGGATGTCTAAATGCGGGTCTTTCGGGAGATAACTCTGTTATTTTCTTAAAATCTGTTCTGGATGGAATCTCTTCTATGGTCTTAGCCTCGGTTTATGGCGTGGGGGTTACATTCTCTGCTGTGAGTGTTTTCTTGATTCAAGGGTCAATAGTTAGTTTGGCTGGAATGCTTTCTTTTCTTTCGGATCCTTACTATTTGAATGATTTTACAGCCGTAGGAGGCGCAATGATAATTGCCATTGGAATAAGACTTTTAGAGATAAAAGATATAAAAGTAGGAAATTTTCTTCCTTCTTTAATAATTGTCGTTTTGATAAATTATATTCTTACCTTTTTTGGCAGGTTTTGA
- a CDS encoding glucosyl-3-phosphoglycerate synthase produces the protein MKDNILKRSFHHSKFENIKELVKLKEKQDVKISLAFPSLNEEKTIGKEIIIMKSELMEKYPLLDEIAVIDSGSEDETVSIAKEYGAKVFYSSDILPEYGFYKGKGENLWKSLYALDGDIIVWVDSDIENIHPKFVYGLVGALLNYPEIGYVKAFYDRPIVGKSAMQPTGGGRVTELVARPLFSLFYPELSTIIQPLSGEYAGRREILEKLPFFVGYGVEIAHLIDIAEKFGSEIIAQVDLELRIHDNQPLHSLSKMAFELTKVVLKRLEKYGKLDLNTELTDKHIMIQKKENEKVLVPTEILSVERPPMITIPEYKEKFSKEEKV, from the coding sequence ATGAAGGATAATATTTTAAAACGTTCTTTTCACCATTCAAAGTTTGAGAACATTAAAGAGCTCGTTAAATTAAAAGAAAAACAAGATGTAAAAATATCCCTTGCCTTTCCTTCTTTAAACGAAGAAAAAACTATTGGTAAAGAGATAATCATTATGAAGTCAGAACTTATGGAAAAATATCCCTTATTGGATGAAATTGCTGTAATTGATTCTGGCTCAGAAGATGAAACGGTTTCTATAGCAAAAGAGTACGGTGCAAAAGTTTTTTACTCAAGTGATATTTTACCAGAGTACGGGTTTTACAAGGGAAAAGGAGAAAATTTATGGAAAAGTTTATACGCACTTGATGGCGATATAATCGTATGGGTGGATTCAGATATAGAGAACATACATCCAAAATTCGTATACGGTTTAGTTGGTGCTTTGTTGAATTATCCAGAAATAGGTTACGTCAAGGCCTTTTATGATAGACCCATTGTGGGAAAATCGGCGATGCAACCAACAGGTGGAGGAAGGGTTACCGAATTGGTTGCAAGGCCTTTATTTTCTTTGTTTTACCCGGAGTTATCAACGATAATTCAACCGCTAAGTGGTGAATATGCAGGAAGAAGGGAAATTTTAGAAAAGCTGCCTTTTTTCGTGGGATACGGTGTGGAAATTGCGCATCTCATCGACATAGCTGAAAAATTTGGTAGTGAGATAATAGCTCAAGTCGATCTTGAACTTCGAATTCATGACAATCAACCCTTACACTCACTGAGTAAAATGGCTTTTGAACTCACAAAAGTAGTATTAAAAAGATTGGAAAAATATGGAAAATTAGATTTAAATACCGAATTGACCGATAAACATATAATGATTCAAAAAAAAGAAAATGAGAAGGTATTAGTTCCAACGGAGATACTAAGTGTTGAAAGACCTCCTATGATTACTATCCCAGAGTACAAAGAAAAGTTTTCAAAAGAGGAGAAGGTATGA
- a CDS encoding FprA family A-type flavoprotein — MNVSIKISDSIYYVGVNDRDTQLFEGLWPLERGVSYNSYLILDEKTALIDTVKEWKVTEFFDKIRHLLNGKPLDYLIINHMEPDHSGAIPELLQKFPNLKIVGNRTTFQFIENLYKVKDNFHEIKDGESLNLGKHNLKFYLTPMVHWPETMVTYDETDKILFSGDAFGGFGTLDGGIFDDEVKIDFFEDEIRRYFSNIVGKFSPMVQRALNKLNEANIDIKIIASTHGPIWRKNPERIYSLYDKWSKYETEEGVVIAYGSMYGNTEEMADYVARKLAEEGIKKIKIMNVSKTHISYIINEIWRYKGLILGSSTYNQGLFPYMESLVQWLSHTNIKNHVLGIFGTYGWSGGGVSTIVKYNEQMKWPLVAEPVEARLSAKEEDFKKLSELAKAMAKEIKLA, encoded by the coding sequence ATGAATGTTTCCATAAAAATTAGCGATAGTATTTACTATGTTGGGGTAAACGACAGAGACACTCAGCTTTTTGAAGGTTTATGGCCCCTTGAAAGAGGGGTTAGCTATAATTCTTATTTAATCTTAGATGAAAAAACAGCTTTAATCGATACGGTTAAAGAATGGAAGGTGACTGAATTTTTTGATAAAATCAGGCATCTTTTAAACGGTAAACCTCTTGATTATTTAATCATCAACCATATGGAGCCTGATCATTCTGGAGCTATTCCAGAACTTTTGCAAAAATTTCCCAATTTAAAAATTGTAGGTAATAGAACCACTTTTCAATTTATAGAAAACCTTTATAAGGTTAAAGATAATTTTCACGAGATAAAAGATGGTGAATCTCTGAATTTAGGAAAGCATAATCTGAAGTTTTACTTAACTCCAATGGTTCATTGGCCAGAAACGATGGTGACCTATGATGAAACGGATAAAATTTTGTTCTCAGGGGATGCCTTTGGCGGCTTTGGAACCTTAGATGGAGGAATATTTGACGATGAAGTAAAAATAGATTTCTTCGAAGATGAAATCAGAAGATATTTTTCTAATATAGTCGGAAAGTTCTCTCCTATGGTACAAAGGGCGTTAAATAAATTGAATGAAGCTAATATAGATATAAAAATAATCGCTTCTACACATGGACCAATTTGGAGAAAAAATCCAGAGAGAATTTATTCTTTGTATGATAAATGGAGTAAATACGAAACCGAAGAAGGTGTTGTAATAGCTTACGGTTCGATGTATGGTAATACAGAAGAAATGGCAGATTATGTTGCAAGAAAATTGGCTGAAGAAGGCATTAAAAAGATCAAAATAATGAATGTATCAAAAACGCATATTTCTTATATAATTAACGAGATTTGGAGATACAAGGGGCTAATACTTGGAAGCTCAACGTATAACCAAGGTCTTTTTCCTTATATGGAATCGTTAGTTCAATGGTTATCCCATACCAATATAAAAAATCATGTTTTAGGTATCTTTGGTACATATGGTTGGAGCGGAGGCGGAGTATCTACTATAGTTAAGTACAATGAGCAAATGAAATGGCCGCTTGTTGCTGAACCCGTTGAAGCAAGGTTATCCGCAAAAGAGGAAGATTTTAAGAAATTAAGTGAATTGGCAAAAGCGATGGCAAAAGAGATAAAATTGGCTTGA
- the pgl gene encoding 6-phosphogluconolactonase, whose translation MKAKFFDDPETFHNEAVNLIYKLYEESIEKNKLFTLMLSGGRTPLPIYEKLASEYKDKINWEKVHIFWGDERYVDQKSEDSNYKWAHDLLISKINIPTNNVHRIKTELPIEKASQECEKEIINFFGEQNPLFDLILLGIGEDGHTVSLFPSSDTLKENKKLFTVTPPSGTPKVPRITATYKLLNNARNILFLSSYKRKEQVIDEILNNPKIAEEKYPAAKIKVKNTYFFIKI comes from the coding sequence ATGAAAGCAAAATTTTTTGATGATCCCGAAACGTTTCACAATGAAGCTGTAAATTTAATTTATAAGCTATATGAAGAGAGCATAGAAAAAAATAAACTATTCACCTTAATGCTCTCAGGCGGAAGAACACCACTTCCAATTTACGAAAAATTGGCATCTGAGTACAAAGATAAAATAAATTGGGAGAAGGTCCACATTTTTTGGGGAGACGAAAGATACGTCGATCAAAAAAGTGAAGACAGTAATTACAAATGGGCACACGATTTGCTAATAAGCAAAATTAATATTCCAACAAATAATGTACATAGGATAAAAACAGAACTACCTATAGAAAAAGCATCACAAGAGTGCGAAAAAGAGATAATCAATTTTTTTGGAGAACAAAATCCCCTTTTTGATCTGATATTACTAGGCATAGGAGAAGATGGCCACACGGTATCTTTGTTCCCTTCAAGTGACACTTTAAAAGAAAACAAAAAGCTATTCACAGTCACACCACCTTCTGGAACACCTAAAGTACCAAGAATTACCGCCACTTACAAATTGTTGAACAATGCAAGAAATATTCTTTTTCTAAGTTCATACAAAAGAAAAGAGCAGGTAATAGATGAAATCCTAAACAACCCAAAGATAGCAGAAGAAAAATATCCTGCTGCAAAAATAAAAGTTAAAAATACTTATTTTTTTATAAAAATATAG